From Herbiconiux flava, one genomic window encodes:
- a CDS encoding DMT family transporter, whose protein sequence is MEAKWRWMLLTAVAPVAWGSNYFVTRWFLPDDAPLWGAVLRALPAGLLLLAVMRERPRGDWWWKSAVLGILNVGAFFVLIYAASQLLPTSTASTLMATSAAVLMLVAWPLLGERPRAAGVVGALVGISGVVLMLAATSTGVVADGPGAIGAGSGGGGSGGGGRLGLGVAASLGAMAMSSVGFVLTKKWGGGIRVLSLTSWQLVAGGLAVLPVALLLEGAPPPLDGPALAGFGYVSLVATALAFAAWFTGLRHLPAGSVGLIGLLNPVTGVLLGTLLAGEPFGPAQAVGTVLVLGGVLIGQHPLLHRGARVKGMRRDVPSGGAGDTASDRVASPN, encoded by the coding sequence ATGGAAGCTAAATGGCGGTGGATGCTGCTCACGGCGGTCGCACCGGTCGCGTGGGGGTCGAACTACTTCGTGACGCGCTGGTTCCTCCCCGACGACGCCCCGCTCTGGGGTGCGGTGCTCCGGGCGCTGCCGGCCGGCCTCCTGCTGCTCGCCGTGATGCGGGAGCGGCCCCGAGGCGATTGGTGGTGGAAGTCCGCGGTGCTCGGCATTCTCAACGTGGGCGCCTTCTTCGTGCTGATCTACGCCGCCTCGCAGCTGCTGCCGACGAGCACCGCATCGACCCTGATGGCCACCTCGGCCGCCGTGCTGATGCTCGTGGCGTGGCCGCTCCTCGGCGAACGGCCCCGGGCGGCCGGGGTGGTCGGTGCCCTCGTCGGCATCTCGGGAGTCGTGCTGATGCTCGCGGCGACCTCGACCGGGGTCGTGGCGGATGGCCCGGGTGCCATCGGGGCCGGGTCGGGCGGGGGCGGGTCGGGCGGGGGCGGGCGGCTCGGGCTCGGCGTGGCCGCGTCGCTCGGCGCGATGGCGATGTCGTCGGTGGGGTTCGTGCTGACGAAGAAGTGGGGCGGGGGCATCAGGGTGCTGTCTCTGACGTCGTGGCAGCTGGTGGCGGGCGGGCTCGCGGTGCTGCCGGTGGCCCTGCTGCTGGAGGGGGCGCCGCCGCCGCTCGACGGGCCGGCGCTGGCGGGTTTCGGCTACGTGTCGCTCGTGGCCACTGCACTCGCCTTCGCGGCCTGGTTCACGGGGCTGCGGCACCTGCCGGCCGGGTCGGTGGGTCTGATCGGGCTCCTGAACCCGGTGACGGGGGTGCTGCTCGGCACCCTGCTGGCCGGAGAGCCGTTCGGGCCGGCTCAGGCCGTGGGCACGGTGCTGGTGCTCGGCGGGGTGCTAATCGGGCAGCATCCTCTCCTGCACAGGGGAGCTCGTGTTAAAGGTATGAGACGGGATGTCCCGTCGGGTGGCGCAGGCGACACGGCGTCGGATAGGGTCGCGTCACCGAACTGA
- a CDS encoding cystathionine gamma-synthase, which translates to MAKNTDAFETRAIHAGQEFDPTTGAIIPPVYMTSTYVQDGIGGFRNGYEYSRGGNPTRTSLETLLASLEGAAHGLSFASGLAAEDALLRALLEPGDRIVLGNDVYGGTHRLIERIHGKWGVENVVVEMSDLSAVSKAVAGGKTKLLWLETPSNPLMKISDVAELAEIGHAAGALVVVDNTFASPYLQQPLTLGADVVVHSTTKYLGGHSDVLGGAVVLNDDALEEKIRFLQFASGGVSGPMDAWLTVRGIKTLAVRMDRHSANAQAIAEHLVGHPALDTVFYPGLPDHPGHELAKRQMKSFGGMISLALKGGPKAARKFAESTTVFQLAESLGGVESLIGYPSEMTHASVKGTVLEVPENVIRLSVGIESVDDLIADLDRALPRR; encoded by the coding sequence ATGGCCAAGAACACCGACGCGTTCGAGACGCGCGCCATCCACGCCGGCCAGGAGTTCGACCCCACCACCGGCGCCATCATCCCTCCCGTGTACATGACCTCCACCTACGTGCAGGACGGCATCGGCGGCTTCCGCAACGGCTACGAGTACTCCCGCGGCGGCAATCCGACGCGCACCTCGCTCGAGACGCTGCTCGCCTCGCTCGAGGGCGCCGCGCACGGTCTCTCGTTCGCCTCGGGCCTCGCCGCCGAGGACGCGCTGCTGCGCGCCCTGCTCGAACCGGGCGACCGCATCGTGCTCGGCAACGACGTCTACGGCGGCACGCACCGCCTGATCGAGCGCATCCACGGCAAGTGGGGCGTCGAGAACGTCGTCGTCGAGATGAGCGACCTCTCGGCCGTCTCGAAGGCCGTCGCCGGCGGCAAGACGAAGCTGCTCTGGCTCGAGACCCCCTCCAACCCGCTGATGAAGATCAGCGACGTCGCCGAGCTGGCCGAGATCGGCCATGCGGCCGGGGCCCTCGTCGTGGTGGACAACACCTTCGCCTCGCCGTACCTGCAGCAGCCGCTCACCCTCGGCGCCGACGTCGTCGTGCACTCGACCACCAAGTACCTCGGCGGTCACTCCGACGTGCTCGGCGGCGCCGTGGTGCTGAACGACGACGCGCTCGAGGAGAAGATCCGCTTCCTGCAGTTCGCCTCCGGCGGGGTCAGCGGGCCGATGGATGCGTGGCTCACCGTTCGCGGCATCAAGACGCTCGCTGTGCGGATGGACCGGCATTCCGCCAATGCGCAGGCCATCGCCGAGCACCTGGTCGGGCATCCGGCGCTCGACACCGTGTTCTACCCCGGCCTGCCCGATCACCCCGGCCACGAGCTGGCGAAGCGGCAGATGAAGTCGTTCGGCGGCATGATCTCGCTGGCGCTGAAGGGCGGCCCGAAGGCGGCGCGCAAGTTCGCCGAGTCGACCACCGTGTTCCAGCTGGCCGAGTCGCTCGGCGGTGTCGAGTCGCTGATCGGGTACCCGTCCGAGATGACGCACGCGTCGGTGAAGGGCACGGTGCTCGAGGTGCCCGAGAACGTCATCCGCCTCTCGGTGGGCATCGAGTCGGTCGACGACCTGATCGCCGACCTCGACCGCGCTCTGCCGCGGCGCTGA
- the nrdI gene encoding class Ib ribonucleoside-diphosphate reductase assembly flavoprotein NrdI: MSTDLIYFSSVSGNTRRFVEGLGRPASRIPLYARDERLKATEPYVLVLPTYGGGETGGAVPKQVIQFLNDEENRSLIRGVIAAGNTNFGEAYCLAGDIVARKCKVPLLYRFEVFGTPDDREAVQIGLDRLWKQL; this comes from the coding sequence GTGTCCACAGACCTCATCTACTTCTCGAGCGTCTCGGGCAACACCCGGCGGTTCGTCGAGGGGCTGGGCCGGCCCGCCTCTCGCATCCCCCTCTATGCGCGCGATGAGCGACTGAAGGCCACGGAACCCTACGTGCTCGTCCTCCCCACCTACGGTGGCGGAGAGACGGGTGGCGCCGTTCCGAAGCAGGTAATCCAGTTCCTCAACGACGAGGAGAACAGATCGCTCATCCGTGGCGTGATCGCTGCGGGCAACACCAATTTCGGCGAGGCCTACTGCCTGGCGGGCGACATCGTCGCGCGCAAGTGCAAGGTCCCGCTGCTCTATCGATTCGAAGTATTCGGAACACCGGATGACCGTGAGGCCGTCCAGATTGGATTGGACAGACTGTGGAAGCAACTCTGA
- a CDS encoding M1 family metallopeptidase: MTSCVLAATGFESWPLLLTLGLLAIGGGTAAWLLLGRRAGRGKTAAFAAIPLLVLALVASGGFAPAPASAAAPCPPGSTPSPMPSTPAPIITPTATPSPVDYQPGAAGIGDAYFPLDGNGGYDVQHYDLDLAYAPDTDVLSGTATVTALATQNLSAFNLDFDTRAVDGTDSITISAVTVNGQAADWSLTSTQISDVTGQPQAAGSTDGDATPPRTELTVIPLAGIDTGASITTTVAYSGVPIEVSDAFGPAGVFATPTGAVVVGQPRVAATWFPSNDHPADKATFSTRMTVPAGLEVIGNGRLAGQSTANGLTTFDWEMEQPMATYLATATLGDYTVTSETGADGITYYDAIDPTLFDRDVDGTPGVKVGDVAKTIFESEPQVISFLSQYFGDYPFSEAGGLAIGYIGEHVDPDTGETVPDDLPYALENQTRPIYPAWAFPADADPSVVVHELAHQWYGDSLSMQRWSDIWLNEGFATYAEWLWAAEHGGPSTQEAFQDAYDSIPETSSFWQTVVADPGAPGIFDGAVYTRGGMTLQALRTEVGDADFFAILKGWATEHAGTAVSTEQFVAYAEQVSGDDLTAFFDTWIYSAGKPALD, encoded by the coding sequence GTGACGAGTTGTGTGCTTGCCGCCACCGGTTTCGAGTCCTGGCCGCTGCTGCTGACCCTCGGGCTCCTCGCCATCGGCGGCGGAACAGCAGCCTGGCTGCTGCTCGGGCGCCGCGCCGGCCGCGGAAAGACGGCGGCGTTCGCCGCGATCCCGCTGCTCGTGCTCGCCCTCGTCGCCTCGGGCGGCTTCGCGCCTGCTCCGGCGAGCGCCGCGGCTCCGTGCCCTCCCGGTTCCACACCGTCGCCGATGCCGAGCACCCCGGCTCCGATCATCACGCCGACCGCCACCCCCTCCCCCGTCGACTACCAGCCCGGCGCGGCCGGCATCGGCGACGCGTACTTCCCGCTCGACGGCAACGGCGGCTACGACGTGCAGCACTACGACCTCGACCTCGCCTACGCGCCCGACACCGACGTGCTCTCGGGCACGGCGACGGTCACCGCGCTGGCGACGCAGAACCTCTCGGCGTTCAACCTCGACTTCGACACCCGCGCGGTCGACGGCACCGACTCCATCACGATCTCGGCCGTCACGGTGAACGGCCAGGCCGCCGACTGGAGCCTCACGTCCACGCAGATCAGCGACGTGACCGGGCAGCCGCAGGCCGCGGGTTCGACCGACGGCGATGCGACTCCGCCGCGCACGGAGCTCACGGTGATCCCCCTCGCCGGGATCGACACCGGGGCGTCCATCACCACGACGGTCGCCTACAGCGGGGTGCCGATCGAGGTCTCCGACGCGTTCGGCCCGGCCGGCGTGTTCGCCACGCCCACGGGCGCGGTCGTCGTGGGGCAGCCCCGCGTCGCCGCGACCTGGTTCCCCTCGAACGACCACCCGGCCGACAAGGCGACCTTCTCGACCCGCATGACGGTTCCCGCGGGGCTCGAGGTGATCGGCAACGGCCGGCTCGCCGGGCAGAGCACCGCGAACGGGCTGACGACGTTCGACTGGGAGATGGAGCAGCCGATGGCCACCTATCTCGCGACGGCCACCCTCGGCGACTACACGGTCACCAGCGAGACCGGCGCCGACGGCATCACCTACTACGACGCGATCGACCCGACGCTCTTCGACCGCGACGTCGACGGCACCCCGGGCGTGAAGGTCGGCGACGTGGCGAAGACCATCTTCGAGAGCGAGCCCCAGGTCATCTCCTTCCTCTCGCAGTACTTCGGCGACTACCCGTTCTCCGAGGCGGGCGGGCTCGCCATCGGCTACATCGGCGAGCACGTCGATCCCGACACGGGCGAGACCGTGCCAGACGATCTGCCCTACGCACTCGAGAACCAGACGCGGCCGATCTACCCGGCGTGGGCGTTCCCGGCCGATGCCGACCCGAGCGTGGTCGTGCACGAGCTGGCCCACCAGTGGTACGGCGACAGCCTGTCGATGCAGCGCTGGTCGGACATCTGGCTGAACGAGGGCTTCGCCACCTACGCGGAGTGGCTGTGGGCCGCCGAGCACGGCGGGCCGAGCACGCAGGAGGCGTTCCAGGACGCCTATGACTCGATCCCCGAGACGAGCTCGTTCTGGCAGACCGTCGTCGCCGACCCGGGCGCCCCCGGCATCTTCGACGGGGCGGTGTACACCCGCGGAGGCATGACGCTGCAGGCCCTCCGCACCGAGGTCGGCGATGCCGACTTCTTCGCCATCCTGAAGGGCTGGGCCACCGAGCACGCGGGCACCGCGGTCTCGACCGAGCAGTTCGTCGCCTACGCCGAGCAGGTCTCGGGCGACGACCTCACCGCCTTCTTCGACACCTGGATCTACTCGGCGGGCAAGCCGGCCCTCGACTGA
- a CDS encoding glycoside hydrolase family 127 protein, translating to MTLIDPAGRTIARSDRRAVVAPVVPGSSALVPLGVGEVRLTGGFWATRQRVNAANTLPHIEHWLEREGWLANFDLAAAGTLPEGRRGREFSDSEVYKYLEAVAWELGRRPDAAIETRFRAVVDRIAAAQEPDGYLNTRFGRPGQEPRWSELEWGHELYCAGHLFQAAVARARTAPGADDGLLGIATRVADLVCDVFGEQGIRSVCGHAEVETALVELGRVTGDPRYIEQARLFVERRGHQVLKDIEYGRSYFQDDIPVRDADVMRGHAVRANYLASGAADVASELGDDELQQALRRQWLNTIARRTYVTGGQGSHHQDEGFGEDFELPSDRAYSETCAGIASIQFSWRMLLAEPDPAYADLIERTLYNVLATSPSEDGRAFYYANTLQQRVPGAVADVEEASLRASASLRAPWFEVSCCPPNIARTLASLDSYVATRDAEGVQLHQYAPAVIRTRLEDGEDIALTVQTEYPDDGRVTVRVDADASRTWTLSLRVPAWAEGAVLSVDPADGSTGSEQRTVPPGTAEVTRAFRAGDTITLQLPMAPRFEHPDPRIDGVRGSIAVARGPEVLALESVDLPAGLDDVADMVLDASIAPVVRDGEVLVTLRPRSVPEAPFPYTPAPGAELGDPVAVRLVPYHDWAERGPSTMRIWLPTA from the coding sequence ATGACTCTCATCGACCCCGCGGGCCGCACCATCGCCCGCTCAGACCGTCGCGCCGTCGTGGCGCCCGTGGTGCCGGGCTCCTCGGCCCTCGTGCCCCTCGGCGTGGGAGAGGTGCGCCTGACCGGCGGCTTCTGGGCCACCCGCCAGCGCGTGAACGCCGCGAACACCCTTCCGCACATCGAGCACTGGCTCGAGCGGGAGGGCTGGCTCGCCAACTTCGACCTCGCCGCCGCCGGCACCCTGCCGGAGGGGCGCCGGGGCCGGGAGTTCAGCGACTCGGAGGTCTACAAGTACCTCGAGGCCGTCGCGTGGGAGCTCGGCCGCCGCCCCGACGCCGCGATCGAGACCCGCTTCCGGGCGGTCGTCGACCGCATCGCCGCGGCCCAGGAGCCCGACGGCTACCTGAACACGCGCTTCGGCCGCCCCGGTCAGGAGCCGCGCTGGTCAGAGCTCGAGTGGGGCCACGAGCTGTACTGCGCCGGGCACCTCTTCCAGGCCGCGGTCGCCCGGGCGCGCACCGCGCCGGGCGCCGACGACGGCCTGCTGGGCATCGCGACGCGGGTCGCGGATCTCGTCTGCGACGTGTTCGGGGAGCAGGGCATCCGCTCGGTCTGCGGCCACGCCGAGGTCGAGACCGCCCTGGTCGAGCTCGGCCGCGTCACGGGGGACCCCCGCTACATCGAGCAGGCCCGCCTGTTCGTGGAGCGCCGCGGGCACCAGGTGCTGAAGGACATCGAGTACGGCCGCTCCTACTTCCAGGACGACATCCCCGTGCGGGACGCCGACGTGATGCGCGGCCACGCCGTGCGGGCGAACTACCTCGCGAGCGGCGCCGCCGACGTGGCGAGCGAGCTCGGCGACGACGAGCTGCAGCAGGCGCTCCGGCGCCAGTGGCTGAACACCATCGCGCGCCGCACCTACGTCACCGGCGGCCAGGGTTCGCACCACCAGGACGAGGGCTTCGGCGAGGACTTCGAGCTGCCCAGCGACCGCGCCTACTCCGAGACCTGCGCGGGCATCGCCTCGATCCAGTTCAGTTGGCGGATGCTCCTGGCGGAGCCCGATCCCGCGTACGCCGACCTGATCGAGCGGACACTGTACAACGTGCTCGCCACCTCCCCGTCGGAGGACGGCCGGGCGTTCTACTACGCCAACACCCTGCAGCAGCGGGTGCCCGGGGCGGTGGCGGACGTCGAGGAGGCGTCGCTGCGCGCATCCGCCTCTCTTCGCGCACCCTGGTTCGAGGTGTCGTGCTGCCCGCCGAACATCGCCCGCACGCTGGCGAGCCTCGACAGCTACGTGGCGACGCGGGATGCCGAGGGGGTGCAGCTGCACCAGTACGCGCCGGCGGTCATCCGCACGCGGCTCGAGGACGGGGAGGACATCGCGCTGACGGTGCAGACGGAGTACCCGGACGACGGGCGAGTCACGGTGCGGGTCGATGCCGACGCGTCGCGCACCTGGACCCTCTCCCTGCGCGTGCCGGCCTGGGCCGAGGGTGCCGTGCTCTCGGTCGACCCCGCCGACGGCAGCACCGGCAGCGAGCAGCGCACCGTGCCGCCCGGCACGGCCGAGGTCACGCGGGCGTTCCGGGCCGGCGACACGATCACGCTCCAGCTGCCGATGGCGCCGCGCTTCGAGCACCCCGATCCTCGGATCGACGGCGTGCGGGGATCGATCGCGGTCGCCCGTGGCCCCGAGGTGCTGGCGCTCGAGTCGGTCGACCTGCCCGCCGGGCTTGACGACGTGGCCGACATGGTGCTCGACGCCTCGATCGCGCCGGTCGTGCGCGACGGCGAGGTGCTCGTCACGCTGCGGCCCCGCAGCGTGCCCGAGGCGCCGTTCCCCTACACGCCCGCTCCCGGCGCCGAGCTCGGCGACCCCGTCGCGGTGCGGCTGGTGCCCTACCACGACTGGGCCGAGCGCGGTCCCTCCACGATGCGCATCTGGCTGCCGACCGCGTAG
- a CDS encoding FAD-binding protein: MESSGTAGPAGPVGPVGPVGSNWAGSYEYGAAALLRPTSLDELVSLVTSSPRLRALGSRHSFNDVADSPGVLVSVDALFGDEEPVISESDRTVTVGAATRFASLAAFLEPRGWALHNLGSLPHISIGGAIATGTHGSGVGNGSLSTAVAALEYVDGTGSLVTIARGDEGFEGSVVSLGALGIVTRVTLDIQPSYQVRQDIFVDLSWGAALDGFDEIMAAAYSVSLFGDWGDAGFKQAWVKTRLDGVGSGAGSLSATPASSTASAPFAYADSFFGARPAGSKVMSPAGDDLDNTTVQGGVPGPWSERLPHFRADVTPSAGDEIQTEYFVSRADARAALLAVRALGDRLRPHLLVTELRTIAADALWLSPAFGRDSLAIHFTWKSHPAEVRELLPSLEEALAPIDVRPHWGKWFALGAAELAPKYEHLADFAALAESRDPAHRFRNPYLTRVLGLPA, translated from the coding sequence ATGGAGTCGTCGGGGACTGCGGGACCGGCGGGACCGGTGGGGCCTGTGGGCCCTGTGGGCTCCAACTGGGCCGGAAGCTACGAGTACGGGGCTGCGGCCCTGCTGCGCCCCACCTCGCTCGACGAGCTCGTGTCGCTCGTGACCTCGTCGCCGCGGCTGCGGGCGCTCGGCTCGCGCCACTCGTTCAACGACGTGGCCGACAGCCCGGGCGTGCTGGTCTCGGTCGACGCGCTGTTCGGGGACGAGGAGCCCGTGATCTCGGAGTCGGACCGCACGGTGACGGTCGGCGCGGCCACCCGCTTCGCGTCGCTCGCGGCGTTCCTCGAGCCGCGCGGCTGGGCGCTGCACAACCTCGGATCGCTGCCGCACATCTCCATCGGCGGCGCCATCGCCACCGGCACGCACGGCTCGGGCGTCGGCAACGGCAGCCTGTCCACGGCGGTCGCCGCCCTCGAGTACGTCGACGGCACGGGGTCGCTCGTGACCATCGCGCGCGGCGACGAGGGCTTCGAGGGCTCGGTCGTGTCGCTCGGAGCGCTCGGCATCGTCACGCGGGTGACCCTCGACATCCAGCCGAGCTACCAGGTGCGGCAGGACATCTTCGTCGACCTCTCGTGGGGGGCCGCGCTCGACGGCTTCGACGAGATCATGGCCGCCGCGTACAGCGTGAGCCTGTTCGGCGACTGGGGCGACGCGGGGTTCAAGCAGGCGTGGGTGAAGACGCGGCTCGACGGCGTCGGCTCCGGTGCGGGTTCGCTCTCTGCTACTCCGGCATCGTCGACGGCTTCGGCGCCGTTCGCCTACGCCGACTCGTTCTTCGGGGCGCGGCCGGCCGGGTCGAAGGTGATGTCGCCCGCGGGTGACGACCTCGACAACACCACCGTGCAGGGCGGCGTGCCCGGGCCGTGGTCGGAGCGGCTGCCGCACTTCCGCGCCGACGTCACGCCGAGCGCGGGCGACGAGATCCAGACCGAGTACTTCGTCTCCCGGGCGGATGCGCGGGCCGCCCTCCTGGCCGTGCGCGCCCTCGGCGACCGTCTCCGCCCCCACCTCCTCGTGACGGAGCTCCGCACGATCGCCGCCGACGCCCTGTGGCTCAGCCCCGCGTTCGGACGCGACAGCCTCGCGATCCACTTCACCTGGAAGTCGCACCCGGCTGAGGTGCGGGAGCTGCTGCCGTCGCTCGAGGAGGCGCTCGCGCCGATCGACGTGAGGCCGCACTGGGGCAAGTGGTTCGCGCTCGGCGCGGCCGAGCTGGCGCCGAAGTACGAGCACCTCGCCGACTTCGCGGCGCTCGCGGAGTCACGCGACCCCGCGCACCGCTTCCGCAATCCCTACCTCACCCGCGTGCTCGGCCTCCCGGCCTGA
- the nrdH gene encoding glutaredoxin-like protein NrdH, with amino-acid sequence MAITVYTKPSCVQCTATYRALENKGLEFEIFDLSVDEKALETVKELGYLQAPVVMTDDGDHWSGFRPDKIAELASRSAS; translated from the coding sequence ATGGCAATCACGGTCTACACGAAGCCCTCCTGTGTCCAGTGCACAGCCACGTACCGCGCCCTCGAGAACAAGGGTCTCGAGTTCGAGATCTTCGACCTCTCGGTCGACGAGAAGGCCCTCGAGACCGTCAAGGAGCTCGGCTACCTGCAGGCTCCGGTCGTCATGACCGACGACGGCGACCACTGGTCGGGCTTCCGCCCCGACAAGATCGCGGAGCTGGCGTCCCGCTCCGCCAGCTGA
- a CDS encoding MarR family winged helix-turn-helix transcriptional regulator, translating into MASPEPADRVSEIQAAWRRERPDLDVSPQGVIGRVHRLAAHLTAELVEVYARFGLGEGEFDVLATLRRSGHPFELAPSELAGHTMVTTGAMTKRLDRLEAAGLVVRRAAVGDGRRRVVALTPSGVELIDEAFTAHMANEARLLAGLSTDDRAALERILSHWLNDLSL; encoded by the coding sequence ATGGCAAGCCCCGAACCCGCCGACCGCGTCTCCGAGATCCAGGCGGCGTGGCGCCGCGAGCGTCCCGACCTCGACGTCTCGCCGCAGGGCGTGATCGGCCGCGTGCACCGCCTCGCCGCGCACCTCACCGCCGAGCTCGTCGAGGTCTACGCCCGCTTCGGTCTCGGCGAGGGCGAGTTCGACGTGCTGGCCACGCTCCGGCGCTCGGGTCACCCGTTCGAGCTGGCGCCGAGCGAGCTCGCCGGGCACACGATGGTCACGACCGGGGCGATGACCAAGCGCCTCGACCGGCTCGAGGCTGCCGGTCTGGTCGTGCGGCGAGCCGCGGTGGGCGACGGCCGGCGCCGCGTGGTGGCACTGACCCCCTCCGGCGTGGAGCTGATCGACGAGGCCTTCACGGCCCACATGGCGAACGAGGCGCGGCTGCTGGCCGGGCTGTCGACGGATGACCGGGCCGCTCTGGAGCGCATCCTGTCGCACTGGCTGAACGACCTGAGCCTCTAG
- a CDS encoding cystathionine beta-synthase yields the protein MKYANSVIDLVGNTPLVKLNSVTEGIRATVLAKVEYLNPGGSSKDRIATRIIDAAERDGLLKPGGTIVEPTSGNTGIGLALVAQQRGYRCVFVLPDKVGEDKRNVLTAYGAEIVVTPTAVAPEDPDSYYSVSDRLAREIPGAFKPNQYSNQNGPLSHYETTGPEIWRDTEGQITHFVAGVGTGGTISGVGRYLKEVSGGAVQIIGADPEGSVYSGGTGRPYLVEGVGEDFWPTAYDGSVVDRIIAASDATSFELTRRLAREEGLLVGGSSGLAVAAALEAARDLPAEAVVVVLLPDGGRGYLGKIFNEKWMRSYGFTDSPAGATVRDIVKGKSGELPALVHAHPADTVHDVIEIMAKYGVSQLPVLSAEPPVVMGEVVGSLDEQSLLDRVFGGQASMTDTVAGLVAPALPLIGANEPVSAARQALTQSSALLVSDDGKPVSVITRQDLLTFLAEA from the coding sequence ATGAAGTACGCGAACAGCGTCATCGACCTCGTCGGCAACACCCCGCTCGTGAAGCTCAACAGCGTCACCGAGGGCATCCGGGCCACCGTGCTCGCGAAGGTCGAGTACCTCAACCCGGGCGGGTCGTCGAAGGACCGCATCGCCACCCGCATCATCGACGCCGCCGAGCGCGACGGCCTCCTGAAGCCGGGCGGCACGATCGTCGAGCCCACCTCGGGCAACACCGGCATCGGTCTCGCCCTCGTGGCGCAGCAGCGCGGATACCGCTGCGTGTTCGTGCTGCCCGACAAGGTCGGCGAGGACAAGCGCAACGTGCTCACCGCCTACGGCGCCGAGATCGTCGTCACCCCGACGGCGGTGGCGCCCGAGGACCCCGACTCCTACTACTCGGTCTCCGACCGCCTGGCCCGCGAGATCCCCGGCGCCTTCAAGCCCAACCAGTACTCCAACCAGAACGGCCCGCTCAGCCACTACGAGACCACCGGTCCCGAGATCTGGCGCGACACCGAGGGGCAGATCACGCACTTCGTCGCGGGCGTCGGCACCGGCGGCACGATCAGCGGCGTCGGCCGGTACCTCAAGGAGGTCTCCGGGGGAGCCGTGCAGATCATCGGCGCCGACCCCGAGGGCTCGGTCTACTCCGGTGGCACCGGGCGCCCCTACCTCGTCGAAGGCGTCGGCGAGGACTTCTGGCCGACCGCCTACGACGGCTCGGTCGTCGACCGCATCATCGCGGCGAGCGACGCGACCTCCTTCGAGCTGACCCGCCGCCTCGCCCGCGAGGAGGGCCTGCTCGTCGGCGGCTCGAGCGGCCTGGCGGTCGCGGCGGCCCTCGAGGCGGCCCGCGACCTGCCCGCCGAGGCGGTGGTCGTCGTGCTGCTCCCCGACGGTGGCCGCGGCTACCTGGGCAAGATCTTCAACGAGAAGTGGATGCGCAGCTACGGCTTCACGGACTCCCCCGCCGGGGCGACGGTGCGCGACATCGTGAAGGGCAAGAGCGGCGAGCTGCCCGCACTCGTGCACGCGCATCCGGCCGACACGGTGCACGACGTGATCGAGATCATGGCGAAGTACGGGGTGTCGCAGCTGCCCGTGCTCTCGGCCGAGCCGCCCGTGGTGATGGGCGAGGTCGTGGGATCGCTCGACGAGCAGAGCCTGCTCGACCGGGTCTTCGGCGGCCAGGCCAGCATGACCGACACCGTGGCGGGCCTCGTCGCCCCCGCCCTCCCGCTGATCGGCGCGAACGAGCCCGTCTCGGCCGCCCGCCAGGCCCTCACCCAGTCCAGCGCGCTGCTGGTCTCCGACGACGGCAAGCCCGTCTCGGTGATCACCCGCCAGGACCTGCTCACCTTCCTCGCCGAGGCGTGA
- a CDS encoding carbohydrate ABC transporter permease: MSVQSLPRSSRSTTAAPATTTGGPAPLPPRRRRQGSRIGGIALRTPFWVLSGGLAIVFLYPLIWAGVSSFAPLAGTNQTDGWGIGNYITLANYQAGIWTYIGNSLFVSLLTVVLTLVTSLLGGYAFARFRFPGKNVLFLATLAILMVPYASLLIPLYVLLNMIGLSNSLVGVSLVLTMLQLPFSTFLMRVSFEAVPKELDEAAMVDGCSRFSALWRVLIPAVKPGMITVGLFAFLAAWNDFLAPLILINDSDKMTLPLAISNLRGQVQGVVDYGATEAGVVVLALPCVVLFLVLQRHYVRGFLSGAFKG; this comes from the coding sequence ATGAGCGTCCAGTCGCTTCCCCGCAGCAGCCGGAGCACCACGGCCGCCCCGGCCACGACGACCGGTGGGCCCGCGCCGCTGCCCCCCAGGCGCCGCCGCCAGGGCAGCCGCATCGGCGGCATCGCCCTGCGCACCCCGTTCTGGGTGCTCTCCGGCGGCCTCGCGATCGTCTTCCTCTACCCGCTGATCTGGGCCGGGGTGTCGTCGTTCGCGCCGCTCGCCGGCACCAACCAGACCGACGGCTGGGGCATCGGCAACTACATCACCCTGGCGAACTACCAGGCCGGCATCTGGACCTACATCGGCAACTCGCTGTTCGTCTCGCTGCTGACCGTGGTGCTGACGCTGGTGACCTCGCTGCTCGGCGGCTACGCCTTCGCCCGCTTCCGCTTCCCGGGCAAGAACGTGCTGTTCCTCGCGACTCTCGCCATCCTGATGGTGCCGTACGCGTCGCTGCTCATCCCGCTCTACGTGCTGCTGAACATGATCGGCCTGTCGAACTCCCTCGTCGGCGTCTCGCTCGTGCTGACCATGCTGCAGCTGCCGTTCTCGACCTTCCTGATGCGGGTCTCGTTCGAGGCGGTTCCGAAGGAGCTCGACGAGGCCGCGATGGTCGACGGATGCTCGCGCTTCAGTGCTCTCTGGAGGGTGCTCATCCCCGCGGTCAAGCCGGGCATGATCACCGTCGGCCTGTTCGCCTTCCTGGCGGCGTGGAACGACTTCCTCGCCCCGCTGATCCTCATCAACGACTCCGACAAGATGACGCTGCCGCTCGCGATCTCCAACCTCCGCGGGCAGGTGCAGGGCGTCGTCGACTACGGCGCCACCGAGGCGGGCGTGGTCGTGCTCGCCCTGCCGTGCGTCGTGCTGTTCCTCGTTCTCCAACGTCACTACGTGCGCGGCTTCCTGTCCGGCGCCTTCAAAGGATGA